A region from the Rheinheimera mangrovi genome encodes:
- the rpmF gene encoding 50S ribosomal protein L32: MAVQQNKKSRARRDMRRSHDALTGPTLSVDATSGETHRRHHITEDGYYKGRKVIK, translated from the coding sequence ATGGCTGTACAGCAAAACAAAAAATCTCGTGCAAGACGTGACATGCGTCGTTCTCATGATGCGTTGACTGGGCCAACGCTGTCTGTAGACGCAACTTCAGGTGAGACGCACCGTCGTCACCACATCACTGAAGATGGTTACTACAAAGGTCGTAAAGTAATTAAGTAA
- a CDS encoding Maf family protein, translating to MSTQALYLASTSVYRKALLEKLTPNFSTAKPEVDETALPDETPEQLVSRLAVLKAQAVANQLTEGLVIGSDQVAVFNGQILGKPHTAENAYKQLKSFSGHCVTFLTGLALVNAQTKQHQLCIEPFKVHFRQLTDVDILAYIKREQPLNCAGSFKSEGLGISLFEKLEGDDPNSLIGLPLIRLLEMLRNEGRDLLTQP from the coding sequence ATGTCAACTCAAGCTTTGTATTTAGCCTCTACTTCTGTGTATCGTAAGGCTTTATTGGAAAAACTTACACCGAACTTTTCTACCGCAAAACCCGAAGTAGACGAAACCGCTTTGCCTGATGAAACACCGGAACAACTGGTTAGCCGCTTAGCTGTATTAAAAGCACAAGCTGTGGCCAATCAGCTGACTGAAGGTTTAGTTATAGGTTCAGACCAGGTGGCTGTGTTTAACGGCCAAATCCTCGGTAAGCCTCATACCGCTGAAAATGCCTACAAACAATTAAAAAGCTTTAGCGGCCATTGTGTGACCTTTTTAACCGGCTTAGCTCTGGTCAACGCCCAAACCAAACAACATCAGCTTTGTATTGAGCCTTTTAAAGTGCATTTTCGTCAACTGACGGACGTGGACATTCTTGCTTATATAAAGAGAGAGCAACCACTGAACTGCGCCGGTAGTTTTAAAAGCGAAGGTTTGGGTATCAGTTTATTTGAAAAACTAGAAGGCGATGACCCAAACAGCTTAATAGGCCTGCCGTTGATTCGTTTATTAGAGATGCTAAGAAACGAAGGTAGGGATTTGCTCACCCAGCCTTGA
- the fabD gene encoding ACP S-malonyltransferase: MNNKLALVFPGQGSQSVGMLAELHAEFATVRDTFAEASAALGYDLWALVANGPDTALNETHRTQPALLTASVAVYRVWLEQGGATPAYLAGHSLGEYSALVCAGVLSLSDAVKLVEKRGQYMQLAVPAGTGAMSAIIGLDDALIAKACAEAAQGEVVSPVNFNSPGQVVIAGNKAAVERANELCKAAGAKRALPLPVSVPSHCALMKPAADKLAADLNSISFHTAVIPVVNNVDVVAAADVAAIKDALVRQLYSPVRWTESIEFLAAQGVDTVIELGAGKVLSGLIKRINKELNTASVTDVASLKDALAAE; this comes from the coding sequence ATGAACAATAAACTTGCATTGGTATTTCCAGGACAGGGTTCACAAAGCGTTGGCATGTTAGCTGAACTGCATGCTGAATTCGCAACAGTGCGTGATACCTTCGCCGAAGCTTCTGCTGCTTTAGGCTATGACTTATGGGCCTTAGTGGCCAATGGTCCTGATACCGCATTAAACGAAACGCACCGCACTCAACCTGCCTTATTAACAGCCTCTGTTGCTGTGTATCGTGTATGGCTGGAGCAGGGCGGCGCGACTCCTGCTTATTTAGCAGGTCATTCTTTAGGTGAATACTCGGCTTTAGTTTGTGCTGGTGTATTGTCCTTGTCTGATGCAGTCAAGCTGGTGGAAAAACGTGGTCAGTATATGCAACTGGCTGTGCCAGCTGGTACTGGTGCTATGTCTGCCATTATTGGCCTGGACGATGCGCTGATTGCCAAAGCTTGCGCTGAAGCTGCACAGGGCGAAGTGGTTTCTCCTGTTAACTTCAACTCGCCTGGTCAGGTGGTGATTGCCGGTAACAAAGCAGCAGTTGAACGTGCCAATGAACTTTGTAAAGCCGCAGGTGCCAAACGTGCGTTGCCTTTACCTGTATCTGTACCTTCGCACTGCGCTTTAATGAAGCCAGCAGCAGACAAACTGGCAGCTGATTTAAACAGTATTTCGTTTCATACAGCTGTCATACCTGTAGTGAACAATGTCGACGTTGTTGCAGCTGCAGATGTTGCCGCAATCAAAGATGCGTTGGTTCGTCAGCTGTATAGTCCGGTGCGTTGGACAGAAAGTATCGAGTTTTTAGCTGCACAAGGCGTGGACACAGTGATTGAGCTGGGTGCAGGCAAGGTATTAAGTGGCTTAATTAAACGTATTAATAAAGAACTGAACACGGCTTCAGTCACAGATGTAGCGTCATTAAAAGACGCTTTAGCTGCAGAATAA
- the fabG gene encoding 3-oxoacyl-ACP reductase FabG gives MTTPFISLEGQVALVTGASRGIGRAIAEQLAALGAKVVGTATTESGAAAISAYLGDKGLGLVLNVGDAESIEQCLETIKAQFGDIDILVNNAGITRDNLLMRMKEEEWFDIMQTNLTSVYRLSKAVLRSMMKKRHGRIISIGSVVGSMGNAGQTNYAAAKAGVLGFTKSLAKEVASRGITVNAVAPGFIDTDMTKELSEEQKEAIFSQVPANRLGKPEEIAAAVAFLASGPAAYITGETIHINGGMYMV, from the coding sequence ATGACAACTCCATTTATTTCTTTAGAAGGTCAAGTGGCTTTGGTCACGGGCGCTAGCCGCGGTATTGGTCGTGCTATTGCTGAACAATTAGCCGCTTTAGGCGCTAAAGTGGTTGGAACTGCAACAACTGAATCAGGTGCTGCAGCTATTTCCGCTTATTTAGGTGACAAAGGTTTAGGCCTGGTGTTAAATGTCGGCGATGCAGAGTCAATTGAGCAGTGTTTAGAGACGATAAAAGCACAGTTTGGTGACATTGACATTTTGGTGAATAACGCTGGTATTACCCGCGATAACCTGTTGATGCGCATGAAAGAAGAAGAATGGTTCGACATCATGCAAACCAATTTGACATCTGTGTACCGTTTAAGTAAAGCTGTGCTGCGTAGCATGATGAAAAAGCGTCACGGCCGGATCATCAGCATAGGTTCAGTGGTAGGTTCTATGGGTAATGCGGGTCAAACTAACTATGCTGCGGCGAAAGCCGGTGTATTAGGTTTTACCAAGTCATTGGCTAAAGAAGTCGCTTCCCGTGGTATCACGGTGAACGCTGTTGCACCAGGTTTTATCGACACCGATATGACCAAAGAATTGTCAGAAGAGCAAAAAGAAGCAATTTTCAGCCAGGTCCCGGCAAATCGCTTGGGCAAGCCGGAAGAAATAGCAGCCGCTGTAGCCTTTTTGGCCTCAGGTCCGGCAGCATATATTACGGGTGAAACCATTCATATCAACGGTGGTATGTATATGGTGTAA
- a CDS encoding HAD family hydrolase has product MSSDIALVVFDWDGTVMDSVGRIVSSMRSAAELSGLVVPTEHQVKQIIGLSLDPVFDILFPGINATQRQTVFEHYRDQYLSHDHPPTPLFAGAEQVMRELKQQGILLAVATGKARKGLKRMFEETGLEPYFTTSRCADEAESKPSPDMLKQILAELNLPAQRAIMVGDTIHDMAMAKAIEMPRIGVTHGVHGREELSRYQPKAIIDSLPELLTAL; this is encoded by the coding sequence ATGAGTTCAGATATTGCATTAGTGGTATTTGACTGGGACGGCACAGTGATGGATTCAGTGGGTCGCATTGTCTCGTCGATGCGCTCGGCTGCAGAGCTGTCTGGTTTAGTGGTGCCCACTGAACATCAGGTGAAACAAATTATCGGTTTGAGCCTGGACCCTGTGTTTGATATTTTATTTCCTGGTATCAATGCCACACAGCGCCAGACGGTGTTTGAACATTATCGCGACCAGTATTTATCGCACGATCATCCGCCAACCCCTTTATTCGCAGGGGCAGAGCAGGTTATGCGAGAACTGAAACAACAAGGTATTTTGTTAGCTGTTGCGACAGGCAAAGCACGTAAAGGCTTAAAGCGGATGTTTGAAGAAACCGGATTAGAGCCGTACTTCACCACCAGTCGCTGCGCCGATGAAGCAGAATCGAAGCCCAGCCCTGATATGCTGAAGCAAATTCTGGCTGAACTAAACTTACCCGCTCAGCGCGCTATTATGGTCGGCGACACTATTCACGATATGGCAATGGCGAAAGCTATAGAGATGCCGCGTATTGGGGTTACTCATGGTGTGCATGGCAGGGAAGAGCTGAGTCGTTATCAGCCTAAGGCGATCATTGATTCGCTGCCGGAGTTGTTAACAGCGCTTTGA
- the plsX gene encoding phosphate acyltransferase PlsX produces MHSLQPLRLKIALDMMGGDHGPQSTIPAAIEALCEFPHVDLVLCGDSEILTNELEQAGYLNHPQLSIQHASQLVLMTDKPSVALRNKRQSSMRIALDLVDQNKVAACVSAGNTGALIAMAHFVLKMLNGVERPALISSLPSTVGSPVFMLDLGATVNCDSDTLFQFAVMGAVMAEEVEGIAKPKVALLNMGEEEIKGSDQIKRTSLLLSECADINYIGYIEGNDIFSGKADVIVCDGFVGNVALKTCEGVAKLILKRLETALKNSMSAQLFGWLIKPFLKSMSLGVNPDQYNGASLIGLRGIVVKSHGNATKEAFLSAIRQAVREVERQVPVKIKDRLEHVLIDKA; encoded by the coding sequence ATGCACTCGTTGCAACCACTACGACTTAAGATAGCTTTAGACATGATGGGGGGCGACCATGGCCCCCAATCAACTATTCCTGCAGCTATAGAAGCGCTGTGTGAATTTCCCCATGTAGATCTTGTCCTCTGCGGCGATTCTGAAATCCTTACCAATGAATTAGAACAGGCGGGTTATTTAAACCATCCTCAGCTTTCTATCCAGCATGCTTCCCAATTAGTTCTGATGACCGACAAACCTTCTGTGGCTTTGCGCAACAAGCGCCAGTCGTCGATGCGTATTGCGTTGGATTTAGTCGATCAAAATAAAGTGGCCGCTTGTGTCAGTGCCGGTAATACCGGGGCTTTGATTGCTATGGCGCATTTTGTCTTGAAGATGCTGAACGGTGTTGAACGTCCTGCTTTAATCAGCAGCTTGCCTTCTACGGTCGGCAGTCCGGTCTTTATGCTGGATTTGGGGGCAACGGTCAATTGTGATTCAGACACCTTATTCCAGTTTGCTGTGATGGGCGCTGTGATGGCCGAAGAAGTGGAAGGCATAGCCAAACCCAAAGTGGCTTTGCTCAATATGGGCGAAGAAGAAATCAAAGGTTCGGATCAAATCAAAAGAACCTCCTTACTCTTATCCGAATGTGCGGATATCAATTACATTGGCTATATCGAAGGCAATGACATTTTTTCCGGCAAAGCTGACGTCATAGTATGTGATGGCTTTGTTGGCAATGTGGCGCTGAAAACCTGTGAAGGTGTGGCGAAACTCATCTTAAAACGCTTAGAAACTGCACTGAAAAACTCCATGTCTGCTCAACTTTTCGGCTGGTTAATCAAACCTTTCCTGAAAAGTATGTCTTTAGGTGTGAACCCCGACCAGTATAACGGGGCAAGTCTGATAGGATTGCGCGGAATTGTAGTGAAAAGTCATGGAAATGCGACAAAAGAAGCATTTCTTAGTGCCATCCGTCAGGCCGTGCGCGAGGTTGAACGCCAGGTGCCGGTGAAGATCAAAGACAGGCTGGAACACGTATTAATTGACAAAGCGTAG
- a CDS encoding beta-ketoacyl-ACP synthase III — MYSRIIGTGSYFPSQVRTNADLETMVETTDEWIIERTGIKERRIIGDNETVATMGAQAALKAIEAAGIDKNSIDMIVMATTSAARALPSAACEVQRELDIPGIPAFDVAAACAGFCYALSIADQYVKGGMAKRVLVIGADCLSRLMSPEDRSMVILFGDAAGAVILEASAEPGILSTHIHADGKYSELLYVDNPIRGDEASVHNSWGAMKGNEVFKVAVTRLSEVVEQTLAANQMDKSQIDWLVPHQANLRIISAVARKLDMSMDQVVINLDRYGNTSAATVPTALDEAVRDGRIQRGQTILLEAFGSGFAWASALIRY; from the coding sequence ATGTATTCACGCATTATTGGAACCGGAAGTTACTTTCCGTCTCAGGTCAGAACCAATGCTGATCTCGAAACCATGGTTGAAACCACAGACGAGTGGATCATCGAACGTACTGGTATCAAAGAACGCCGCATTATAGGGGACAACGAAACTGTTGCTACTATGGGGGCTCAGGCTGCATTAAAAGCCATAGAAGCAGCTGGCATAGACAAAAACTCCATCGACATGATTGTCATGGCCACTACCAGCGCTGCCCGGGCTCTGCCAAGCGCAGCCTGCGAAGTGCAGCGTGAATTGGATATTCCTGGCATTCCGGCTTTTGACGTTGCAGCAGCCTGTGCAGGCTTTTGTTATGCCTTAAGTATTGCTGACCAGTATGTAAAAGGTGGTATGGCAAAACGAGTGCTGGTGATAGGGGCTGACTGTTTATCGCGTTTAATGAGCCCTGAAGATCGTAGCATGGTAATTTTATTTGGTGACGCTGCAGGCGCTGTTATTTTAGAAGCCTCTGCCGAGCCAGGTATTTTATCCACCCATATTCATGCCGATGGCAAATACTCCGAATTATTATATGTCGACAACCCTATACGTGGTGATGAAGCTTCAGTGCATAACTCCTGGGGCGCGATGAAAGGCAACGAAGTCTTTAAAGTTGCGGTCACCCGTTTATCTGAAGTGGTCGAGCAAACCCTTGCTGCCAACCAGATGGATAAATCACAAATCGACTGGTTAGTGCCACATCAGGCCAACCTGCGCATTATCTCAGCTGTGGCCCGTAAACTGGATATGTCGATGGATCAGGTTGTCATTAACCTTGATCGTTACGGCAATACCTCAGCAGCGACAGTGCCCACAGCCTTAGACGAAGCGGTGCGTGATGGTCGTATCCAGCGTGGACAAACTATTTTGCTCGAAGCCTTTGGCAGTGGTTTTGCCTGGGCCTCAGCTTTAATTCGTTACTAA
- the yceD gene encoding 23S rRNA accumulation protein YceD, whose protein sequence is MQKVKIPITLDPTRAAQKRATFDGIVPLVNLTRLTDSLVSSEGDVDVVVNCGTDEQGLIFIEAQARCQVQVKCERCNEHMNLELNTSFAYTPIRSDKDSAHDDIPERYEVVEKNEHGEVNLRQLVEDELILALPLFPMHDEGSCDPTKVQMSWGEIEPEPEKPNPFAILQELKKK, encoded by the coding sequence ATGCAAAAGGTAAAAATTCCAATTACCCTTGATCCAACCCGAGCTGCGCAGAAACGTGCAACCTTTGATGGTATAGTTCCTCTGGTTAATTTAACCAGATTAACTGACTCGTTAGTAAGTTCTGAGGGTGATGTAGACGTAGTAGTAAATTGCGGAACTGATGAACAGGGTTTGATCTTCATTGAAGCTCAGGCTCGTTGTCAGGTACAAGTGAAATGTGAACGTTGTAACGAACACATGAACCTGGAACTGAACACTAGTTTTGCATACACTCCAATTCGGAGTGACAAAGATTCGGCTCATGACGATATTCCAGAGCGCTACGAAGTGGTCGAAAAAAACGAACACGGCGAAGTTAACTTGAGGCAATTGGTTGAGGACGAATTAATTCTGGCTTTACCCTTGTTTCCGATGCACGACGAAGGATCTTGTGATCCAACCAAAGTGCAGATGAGCTGGGGAGAAATAGAACCAGAACCAGAAAAACCGAACCCATTTGCAATATTGCAAGAATTGAAGAAAAAATAG